A part of Candidatus Saccharimonadales bacterium genomic DNA contains:
- a CDS encoding pilin: MTTSLLFFADAQAASEALKSSISPLFSTMITVAAVLCILFVVFGGYYYMTSAGNPEKLERAKKTLRNAFIGFVVVLGAGALVAIMQGAYNEKTSQPTPIVQTQVQEVKSNCPLCEVMNQSIAGFMSGIVQSIGKPIVGALKQFTTATPLMAQNGAVFNLWVVIVAIADVLFLLVIGLIGFRIMSSSVVGFEDVDIRSIIPQIVLVFIIANVSIFAIDAIITVSNAMIQALLIGMSNDIIWAALGGLIATAALASTNIGVLLLIVVAIIFAIMLLIYYLKRIIILYIGAVLSPLIALLWLLPSFRDFAVSAAKMYITTIFVLFVQVVVLMLAVSLFSGLMKGEGDPMMTSLLVIATLSVLLSTNRTMNQLTMMSAGGQGMRKLGNTFVRGVSHVASSVKKADAVKPGVSATRTSSPAVSSARPTMSASTALATGETRQVSPRKAAAALTDKKASQREVIVSGGATKPNVNMTEKPIRKSKGKK; the protein is encoded by the coding sequence GTGACGACATCTCTGCTATTTTTCGCGGACGCACAGGCCGCATCTGAAGCGTTGAAATCAAGTATTTCACCTCTATTCTCTACTATGATTACCGTAGCAGCTGTTTTGTGTATTTTGTTCGTCGTATTTGGCGGCTATTATTACATGACAAGTGCGGGTAATCCCGAAAAGCTTGAACGAGCAAAGAAAACATTACGAAATGCATTCATTGGTTTCGTAGTTGTTTTAGGTGCAGGGGCACTCGTAGCGATTATGCAGGGTGCCTATAACGAGAAGACCTCACAGCCTACACCAATTGTGCAAACTCAAGTCCAGGAAGTAAAAAGTAACTGTCCATTGTGTGAGGTAATGAATCAAAGTATTGCTGGGTTTATGAGCGGCATTGTTCAGTCAATTGGCAAGCCGATTGTAGGTGCTCTGAAGCAGTTTACGACAGCTACCCCTCTTATGGCGCAAAATGGAGCCGTCTTTAATTTATGGGTGGTGATAGTAGCTATTGCAGATGTCTTGTTTTTGCTCGTTATTGGGCTTATCGGATTTAGAATAATGAGTTCGTCGGTAGTGGGATTTGAAGACGTCGATATTCGCTCAATCATCCCTCAGATCGTTCTTGTCTTTATAATCGCAAATGTCTCAATATTTGCGATTGATGCCATCATCACTGTTTCAAATGCAATGATTCAAGCTTTGTTAATTGGAATGTCCAACGATATCATATGGGCAGCGTTAGGTGGTCTTATTGCAACTGCGGCACTAGCCAGCACTAACATTGGCGTTCTTCTATTAATAGTCGTTGCTATTATCTTTGCAATAATGCTCCTTATCTATTACCTTAAACGTATCATTATTCTCTATATTGGTGCCGTGCTATCGCCACTCATAGCGCTGCTCTGGCTACTTCCAAGTTTTAGAGATTTCGCGGTGTCTGCGGCAAAAATGTACATAACAACAATATTCGTATTGTTCGTACAAGTAGTCGTCCTCATGCTCGCGGTCTCTCTCTTCTCTGGCTTAATGAAGGGAGAGGGTGATCCCATGATGACGTCATTACTCGTCATTGCTACGCTTTCTGTCCTACTCTCTACAAACCGAACAATGAATCAGCTAACTATGATGAGTGCTGGCGGTCAAGGAATGCGAAAACTTGGCAATACATTTGTACGAGGCGTAAGCCATGTTGCAAGCTCTGTTAAAAAGGCAGATGCCGTAAAGCCAGGTGTGTCAGCAACCCGAACGAGTAGCCCAGCCGTTTCTAGTGCTCGGCCTACTATGTCTGCGAGTACTGCGTTAGCTACGGGTGAGACGCGTCAAGTATCTCCACGAAAAGCCGCCGCCGCTTTAACGGATAAGAAAGCCTCTCAACGTGAAGTTATCGTATCGGGCGGGGCTACAAAACCGAATGTTAATATGACCGAAAAACCTATTAGAAAATCGAAAGGTAAAAAATAA
- a CDS encoding pilin has protein sequence MKNIRNFILIVGVIGIVAALFNADAVLAIDGATQTENFIKNIVKTLVGLAGAVAVVFMVIGGFHYITSSGHPEKLDKAKKTLLYSGVGLVIVLAAYVIVDFVAGIAKSSFGS, from the coding sequence ATGAAGAATATTAGGAACTTCATCCTAATTGTTGGGGTTATTGGTATCGTAGCGGCGCTATTTAATGCGGATGCAGTATTGGCCATAGACGGTGCAACGCAAACAGAAAACTTTATTAAAAATATTGTTAAGACACTTGTCGGTCTTGCCGGTGCGGTAGCGGTTGTTTTTATGGTAATTGGTGGCTTCCACTACATTACAAGCTCTGGCCATCCAGAGAAACTAGATAAAGCGAAGAAGACTCTTCTGTATTCAGGAGTCGGTCTTGTAATAGTTCTAGCAGCGTATGTTATTGTTGACTTCGTTGCGGGTATAGCAAAATCTTCATTCGGAAGCTAA
- a CDS encoding methyltransferase, with product MKTPIYDPKPAEKLIDKHQALSYPYECTFGGADLIITEGVFCPTLTNASPLLLKAIDFKSDERVLDVFAGSGVFGIIAALHGADVVTVDIAAEAVACTTVNASLNGVSDKVDARLGTMQDCIDGNETFDLIIANPPLLPGEPSDALSAALFDPGLQATIDFIRSLPAHLAKNGRCYLTISDVLSRYGYDIESLCTKIDMTASPTVETDLGYESYVVYKITHR from the coding sequence ATGAAGACACCCATCTACGACCCGAAGCCTGCCGAAAAGCTTATCGACAAACACCAAGCACTATCTTATCCCTATGAGTGCACTTTTGGTGGTGCAGATCTCATCATTACCGAAGGCGTCTTTTGCCCCACACTGACTAATGCCTCTCCGCTATTACTAAAAGCAATCGATTTCAAGTCGGACGAACGAGTGCTTGATGTGTTTGCCGGAAGCGGGGTCTTTGGTATTATCGCGGCCTTGCACGGTGCAGATGTAGTAACAGTGGATATAGCGGCCGAAGCTGTCGCTTGCACTACTGTCAATGCATCCCTTAATGGCGTGAGTGACAAGGTCGATGCTCGTTTGGGTACGATGCAAGATTGCATTGACGGAAATGAGACGTTTGATCTCATTATCGCAAATCCACCGCTTTTACCAGGTGAACCTTCGGATGCACTCTCGGCAGCACTTTTCGATCCGGGCTTGCAGGCCACGATTGATTTTATAAGGTCGCTTCCTGCCCACCTTGCTAAAAACGGGCGTTGCTATTTGACTATCTCGGATGTGTTAAGTCGTTACGGGTATGATATCGAAAGTCTTTGTACTAAAATTGATATGACAGCCTCTCCCACCGTTGAGACAGATCTAGGCTATGAGAGTTATGTGGTGTATAAAATAACTCACCGTTAA
- a CDS encoding helix-turn-helix domain-containing protein: MSKSTKLTLRRSECPIAFGLDLFGDKWTLLILRDLLFYNVTRFSDFAVREKIAPNILADRLNRLENAGLITKEQDKVLKNQNVYHITDKGHELLPVLAEMMAWGLRNDEQAPVSEQFLHRLDEERKQVVDEVINATENGTIEDYRSKEMGVDPNVYINH, encoded by the coding sequence ATGTCAAAGTCAACCAAACTTACTCTTCGCCGTTCTGAATGCCCGATTGCTTTCGGGCTAGATTTATTTGGTGATAAATGGACGCTGCTTATTTTACGTGACCTATTGTTCTACAATGTCACCCGCTTTAGTGATTTTGCAGTACGAGAAAAAATAGCCCCCAACATACTTGCGGACCGGCTGAATCGTTTAGAAAACGCCGGACTCATCACCAAGGAACAAGATAAAGTACTCAAGAATCAAAATGTATACCATATTACCGACAAAGGACATGAGCTACTGCCTGTACTTGCCGAAATGATGGCATGGGGTCTACGCAACGACGAGCAGGCACCTGTGAGCGAGCAATTCCTACATCGCTTAGATGAAGAGCGCAAGCAAGTTGTCGATGAAGTCATTAATGCTACTGAAAATGGTACGATTGAAGATTACCGATCTAAGGAAATGGGTGTGGACCCTAATGTTTACATTAACCACTAA
- a CDS encoding DUF1761 domain-containing protein — MELTINWLAVAAATIISIATAYVWYSPKGFNDPWTKITKVTKGGTTPFVLLFVTNFITALALTASISIAAAYFKNDSVWLALGVGVVLWLSFAAATLLQHNAFEHKPYKLTLINTGYEFTIFIGMALAIGLIGS; from the coding sequence ATGGAATTAACGATTAACTGGTTGGCGGTTGCAGCCGCAACAATTATTAGCATAGCCACTGCTTATGTATGGTATAGCCCAAAAGGATTTAATGATCCTTGGACTAAGATCACAAAGGTTACAAAGGGGGGAACTACTCCATTTGTACTCCTTTTTGTGACAAATTTCATTACGGCACTTGCTCTTACTGCGAGCATCTCTATTGCGGCGGCTTACTTCAAGAATGATTCAGTCTGGCTTGCTCTAGGAGTTGGTGTTGTATTGTGGCTATCATTTGCAGCCGCAACGTTACTGCAACATAATGCTTTTGAGCACAAGCCATACAAGCTCACACTGATCAATACTGGATATGAATTCACCATATTTATTGGAATGGCGCTGGCTATTGGATTAATAGGTAGCTAA